Proteins encoded in a region of the Gordonia crocea genome:
- a CDS encoding amino acid permease — MSNPLLRTKSIEQSIADTDDPDTKLRKDLSAWDLTVFGVAVVIGAGIFTLTARTAGNVAGPAVSIAFILAAVTCGLAALCYAEFASTVPVAGSAYTFSYATFGEFVAWIIGWDLILELALAASVVAKGWSLYLGEIIGRSAAVTVGGIRFDWGAVLLIVVLTTLLALGTKLSSRVSLVITAIKVGVVLLVIIVGAFYISPKNYDPFIPPATSGDHGEGIHQTVFSWVTGATGSNFGWYGLLAAASLVFFAFIGFDVIATTAEETRNPARDMPRGILGSLAIVTVLYVGVSIVLSGMVPHTKLADRTGPDGKKIESTLSTAFEAHGVTWAEWVINIGALAGLTTVVMVLLLGQIRIGFAMSRDGLFPQALAKTGSRGTPVRMTIIVGVVAALLAAFFDMFALEQMVNIGTLFAFVLVCIGVIILRRTRPDLPRGFRVPFVPAVPIAAVVACLWLMINLSIETWVRFLVWMAVGLAVYFLYGRRNSVLARRERGELPAAHE; from the coding sequence GGACCTCAGTGCCTGGGATCTGACGGTCTTCGGCGTCGCCGTGGTCATCGGCGCGGGCATCTTCACCCTCACCGCGCGGACCGCCGGCAACGTCGCCGGGCCGGCGGTGTCGATCGCCTTCATCCTCGCCGCGGTGACGTGTGGCCTGGCTGCGCTGTGCTACGCCGAGTTCGCCTCGACGGTGCCGGTGGCCGGCAGTGCCTACACCTTCTCCTATGCGACCTTCGGGGAGTTCGTGGCGTGGATCATCGGGTGGGACCTGATCCTCGAATTGGCGCTGGCCGCGTCGGTCGTCGCGAAGGGGTGGTCGCTCTATCTCGGGGAGATCATCGGTCGGTCGGCCGCGGTAACCGTCGGGGGGATCCGATTCGATTGGGGCGCAGTTCTTCTCATCGTCGTGCTCACCACACTCTTGGCGCTGGGGACCAAACTCTCCTCGCGCGTGTCGCTGGTCATCACCGCGATCAAGGTCGGCGTCGTGCTCTTGGTGATCATCGTCGGAGCCTTCTACATCTCACCGAAGAACTACGACCCGTTCATCCCGCCGGCCACAAGCGGGGACCATGGCGAGGGGATCCACCAAACCGTTTTCTCCTGGGTGACGGGGGCGACCGGCTCCAACTTCGGCTGGTACGGGTTGCTGGCCGCCGCGTCGCTGGTGTTCTTCGCCTTTATCGGCTTTGACGTCATCGCGACGACGGCGGAGGAGACGCGCAACCCCGCGCGGGACATGCCGCGGGGGATCCTCGGGTCGTTGGCCATCGTGACGGTGCTCTACGTCGGCGTCTCGATCGTCCTCTCCGGCATGGTTCCACACACCAAGCTCGCCGACCGGACGGGGCCCGACGGCAAGAAGATCGAATCGACACTGTCGACCGCCTTCGAGGCACACGGCGTCACTTGGGCCGAATGGGTGATCAACATCGGTGCGCTGGCGGGTCTGACGACGGTGGTGATGGTGTTGCTGCTGGGGCAGATCCGGATCGGCTTCGCCATGTCGCGCGACGGGCTGTTCCCACAGGCACTCGCGAAGACCGGGTCGCGGGGGACGCCGGTCCGCATGACGATCATCGTCGGGGTCGTCGCGGCACTTCTCGCCGCCTTCTTCGACATGTTCGCGCTGGAACAGATGGTCAACATCGGAACACTGTTCGCGTTCGTGCTGGTGTGCATCGGCGTCATCATCCTGCGCCGGACGCGACCGGACCTGCCGCGAGGGTTCCGCGTGCCGTTCGTACCGGCGGTCCCGATCGCCGCGGTCGTGGCCTGCCTGTGGTTGATGATCAATCTGTCGATCGAGACCTGGGTCCGCTTCCTTGTCTGGATGGCGGTGGGCCTGGCCGTGTACTTCCTCTACGGACGGCGGAACTCTGTTCTGGCCCGGCGTGAACGCGGTGAACTGCCCGCCGCCCACGAGTGA
- the ahcY gene encoding adenosylhomocysteinase, producing MSLVSKAIPTADNRNGIDFKVADLGEADFGRKEIELAEHEMPGLMELRREYADVEPLKGARISGSLHMTVQTAVLIETLVALGAEVRWASCNIFSTQDHAAAAVVVGPHGTADEPKGVPVFAWKGETLEEYWWCVEQMLTWPSAAGSASERGESGTADVEPVLANMILDDGGDATMLVLRGAEFEKAGVVPPTDDDHSAEYKVFLDLLRSRFEQDKGKWTAIAESVKGVTEETTTGVLRLYQFAAAGDLAFPAINVNDSVTKSKFDNKYGTRHSLIDGINRGTDVLIGGKKILICGYGDVGKGCAESLAGQGGRVQVTEIDPINALQALMDGFDVVTVDEAIADADIVVTATGNLGIITFAHMQKMKNQAILGNIGHFDNEIDMAGLESAAGMTRITVKPQVDQWVFPDGHSIIVLSEGRLLNLGNATGHPSFVMSNSFSNQVIAQIELWTKNDEYDNEVYRLPKHLDEKVARIHVEALGGSLTKLSKEQAEYIGVDVEGPYKPEHYRY from the coding sequence ATGAGCCTCGTGTCCAAGGCCATTCCGACCGCCGACAATCGCAATGGAATCGACTTCAAGGTCGCCGATCTCGGCGAAGCAGACTTCGGCCGCAAGGAGATCGAGCTTGCCGAGCACGAGATGCCCGGCTTGATGGAGTTGCGTCGCGAATACGCCGACGTCGAACCGCTCAAGGGGGCCCGCATCTCCGGGTCGCTGCACATGACCGTGCAGACGGCGGTGCTGATCGAGACCCTGGTGGCGCTCGGTGCGGAGGTCCGCTGGGCCTCCTGCAACATCTTCTCCACCCAGGATCACGCGGCGGCGGCTGTCGTCGTCGGTCCGCACGGCACCGCCGACGAGCCGAAGGGTGTCCCGGTGTTCGCCTGGAAGGGCGAGACGCTCGAGGAGTACTGGTGGTGTGTCGAGCAGATGCTCACCTGGCCGTCCGCCGCCGGGAGCGCGAGCGAGCGGGGCGAATCTGGTACTGCTGATGTCGAACCGGTATTGGCCAACATGATCCTCGACGACGGCGGTGACGCGACGATGCTCGTGCTGCGCGGCGCCGAGTTCGAGAAGGCCGGGGTGGTCCCGCCGACCGACGACGACCACTCGGCCGAGTACAAGGTGTTCCTGGATCTGCTGCGTTCGCGCTTCGAACAGGACAAGGGCAAGTGGACCGCCATTGCGGAGTCGGTCAAGGGCGTCACCGAGGAGACCACGACCGGCGTGCTGCGCCTCTACCAGTTCGCCGCGGCCGGCGACCTGGCGTTCCCGGCGATCAACGTCAACGACTCGGTCACCAAGAGCAAGTTCGACAACAAGTACGGCACGCGCCACTCGCTCATCGACGGAATCAACCGCGGCACCGATGTCCTCATCGGCGGCAAGAAGATCCTGATCTGCGGGTACGGCGACGTCGGCAAGGGCTGTGCCGAGTCGCTGGCCGGCCAGGGCGGGCGCGTCCAGGTCACTGAGATCGACCCGATCAACGCGCTGCAGGCGCTGATGGACGGCTTCGACGTGGTGACCGTCGACGAGGCGATCGCCGACGCCGACATCGTCGTCACGGCGACCGGGAACCTGGGCATCATCACCTTCGCGCATATGCAGAAGATGAAGAACCAGGCGATCTTGGGCAACATCGGCCACTTCGACAACGAGATCGACATGGCCGGGCTCGAGAGCGCCGCCGGGATGACCCGGATCACCGTCAAGCCGCAGGTCGACCAGTGGGTCTTCCCGGATGGGCACAGCATCATCGTCCTCAGCGAGGGTCGCCTGCTGAACCTGGGCAACGCCACCGGCCACCCGTCGTTCGTCATGAGCAACAGCTTCTCCAACCAGGTGATCGCGCAGATCGAACTGTGGACGAAGAACGACGAGTACGACAACGAGGTCTACCGCCTGCCCAAGCACCTCGACGAGAAGGTTGCCCGGATCCACGTCGAGGCCCTTGGCGGCTCGTTGACGAAGCTGTCGAAGGAACAGGCCGAGTACATCGGCGTCGACGTCGAGGGCCCGTACAAGCCGGAGCACTACCGCTACTGA
- a CDS encoding dTMP kinase, translating to MATFITVEGIDGAGKRTLVDGLRRGWEADGVRVATIAFPRYGESVHADLSAEALRGFHGDVTDSAYAMALLFALDRREAAPALRSLIAENDVVVADRYVASNAAYTAARVAERSTGAAVAATEWVRALEFDRFDLPVPDWQLFLGVPVEVAAQRAVDRAETDAGRDRDRYERDAALQARVDEAYRGLAAAQWVSPWRVLSGDPVPGLAAELLA from the coding sequence GTGGCAACTTTCATCACCGTCGAGGGAATCGACGGAGCCGGGAAACGCACCCTCGTCGACGGGCTGCGCCGAGGGTGGGAGGCCGACGGGGTTCGCGTGGCCACCATCGCCTTTCCCCGCTACGGCGAATCCGTGCATGCCGATCTCAGCGCCGAGGCATTGCGCGGCTTCCACGGCGACGTCACCGACAGCGCGTACGCGATGGCGCTGCTTTTCGCCCTCGACCGGCGGGAGGCGGCACCGGCGCTGCGCTCGCTGATCGCCGAGAACGACGTCGTCGTCGCCGACCGCTACGTCGCCTCCAACGCCGCCTACACCGCGGCGCGCGTTGCCGAGCGGTCGACGGGTGCGGCGGTCGCCGCCACCGAGTGGGTGCGCGCGCTGGAGTTCGACCGCTTCGACCTGCCGGTCCCCGACTGGCAACTGTTTCTCGGCGTGCCGGTCGAGGTGGCCGCGCAGCGGGCCGTCGACCGGGCCGAGACCGATGCCGGCCGCGACCGCGACCGCTACGAGCGCGACGCGGCGTTGCAGGCGCGCGTCGACGAGGCCTATCGAGGCCTCGCCGCTGCGCAGTGGGTGTCGCCGTGGCGGGTGCTCAGCGGCGACCCGGTGCCGGGTCTGGCCGCCGAACTCCTCGCCTAA
- the mtrA gene encoding MtrAB system response regulator MtrA, producing MKPRVLVVDDDAALAEMLTIVLRGEGFEPFHVADGTQALTAVREIRPDLVLLDLMLPGMNGIDVCRVLRQDSGVPIVMLTAKSDTVDVVLGLESGADDYMVKPFKPKELVARIRARLRRTDDEPAEMLSIGPVEIDVPAHKVTRDGQPISLTPLEFDLLVALARKPRQVFTRDVLLEQVWGYRHPADTRLVNVHVQRLRAKVETDPENPEIVLTVRGVGYKAGPP from the coding sequence ATGAAGCCACGTGTCCTCGTCGTCGATGACGATGCCGCTCTCGCGGAGATGCTGACCATCGTGCTTCGCGGTGAGGGCTTCGAGCCGTTCCACGTCGCCGACGGGACCCAGGCGCTGACCGCGGTGCGTGAAATCCGACCCGACCTCGTGTTGCTCGACTTGATGCTGCCGGGGATGAACGGCATCGACGTCTGCCGCGTGCTGCGCCAGGACTCGGGTGTGCCGATCGTGATGCTGACCGCCAAGTCCGACACGGTCGACGTGGTGCTGGGGCTTGAATCCGGCGCCGACGACTACATGGTCAAGCCCTTCAAGCCCAAGGAACTGGTGGCGCGCATCCGGGCCCGGCTGCGCCGCACCGACGACGAGCCCGCCGAGATGCTGTCGATCGGCCCGGTGGAGATCGACGTGCCGGCGCACAAGGTGACCCGCGACGGACAGCCGATCTCGTTGACCCCGTTGGAGTTCGACCTCCTCGTCGCGCTCGCGCGCAAGCCCCGCCAGGTGTTCACCCGCGACGTCCTGCTCGAGCAGGTGTGGGGCTACCGGCACCCGGCTGACACGCGCCTGGTGAACGTGCACGTGCAGCGGCTGCGCGCCAAGGTGGAGACGGATCCGGAGAACCCGGAGATCGTCCTGACCGTGAGGGGTGT